The Bacilli bacterium PM5-9 sequence ATAACTCAAGGAAACTTTATGAAATTAAAAACTGCTGATATTAAAGAAATTTTAAAATTAGCAAGATAGATGAGGGAAAATGATGGGAATAAAAATAATTAAAGATAATAACGAATATAATGATCAGATACGAAAAGTAATCACAAGTGCTTTTAAACAAGATAATGAAGCAATACTTGTTGAAAAAATTAAAGAAAATAGTGATTTTTACTTATCATATCTTGCTTTAGATGGTGATAAAGTAGTTGGTCATGTTATGGTTAGCCCAATGTTGTTGAATGGAAATAAAGATATATTATCGCTAGCACCTGTAAGTGTCTTAAGCGAATATGAAAATAAAGGAATAGGTTCAAAGCTAATAAAAACAGCTATTAGCGATGTCAAAGAATTGGAAGATTATAAAATGTTGACAGTTTTAGGAAGTGATCATTACTATCAAAGATTTGGATTTGAAGGATATGATACAAGAAAATTTCATTTACCATTTGAAGTAGAACCTAGATTTTTTCAAATTATGTGGATAAGTGATATTGATACTACACAAATAGAAGGTAATTTTGATTATCCAACTTATTTTGGAATTTAGACACTAGCAATAGTGTCTTTCTTTTGTCTTTTAGGCTAAAAGAATGAAAGCAAACTATAAACTAGCTATAATAGAATTAAGAAGAAAGGAATGATTAAAATGAAAAAATTTGAATTGCCAAAATTAGACTATGATTATAATGCTTTAGAACCATACATAGACGCTAAAACAATGGAGGTGCATCATTCTAAACATCACCAAACATATACAAATAACTTAAATGTTGCTTTAGAAGGTTTAGAAGATATTGTAAAAGACTTAAAAATTGAAGAGATAATTGCTGATGTTGAAAAATTAATACCTGCTGAAAAAAGACAAGCTGTTATTAATCATGGTGGAGGATATTTAAACCATAATATATATTTTGATATTTTAGGAGCAAGCAACCATAATCCAAGTGAAAAAATGTTGAATGCAATAGAAAAAGAGTTTGGATCATTTGATAATTTTAAAGATGAGTTTGCTAAAGCAGCAACTGCTCAATTTGGATCAGGATGGGCTTGGCTAGTTGTTTCAAATGGAACACTTCAAATTGTAAAAACTAGTAATCAAGATTCTCCTCTTTCTCAAAATAAAACTCCTATATTAGGAATTGATGTTTGGGAACATGCTTACTATTTGAAATATCAAAATAGACGACCAGAATATATTGAAAATTTCTTTAATGTTATTGATTGGGAAAAAGTTGAAAAAAGATATCAAGAAGCATTATAATTTATAAGATGTATCTTTAAAGATTAGTAAATAATTTAATCTTTAAAGGTGCATTTTTTTTTATGAAATGATATAATTGTTTCTGAGGTGTATAATAGTGCAAGATGCTCAAGTGTTAATATTCAAGTTATTATCAATCATTATAATTGCAGTAATTGGTTATTTTATTGCATCAAAAAATATTCTAGGAAATAATGGTAAAACAGTAGTTTCCTTATTGTTAAATAAAGTAGCTTTACCACTTATGATTTTTTGTGCTTATGTCAAAATAATCTTAACACCAAGTACCATTATGAATGCTCTATATGTTATGATAGCTGCTTTAGCAATATATATAGCAAATTACATATATTCAAAAACAATGGCTAATCATTACAAATTATCACCAAAAGAAAGATCAGTGTTTATTAGTGGAGGAGTACATGCAAATACAGCTTTTTTAGCATTTCCTTTATTATTTGCAGTGTATGGTGATGATGGATTATTTTATGCAACAATGTATTATATGGTAGATAATATTTTATTAACAACTTCAGGTATTGGTAGATTAATGCATGAAAACAAAACAAAGAGAAAACTTGCACCTGTAACTATTTCTTTAATTGTTTCATTAATTGCCATGGCAATAATAAATATATTCAATATTGATTTTACTTCAACATTTATTTTTAGTACTGTTAATGAAATAGGAAGTATGACAACACCACTTGCTTTTCTTTTTGTAGGTATGATTGTCTATGAAAGTAACCTTAAAGAATTAATAACAAACAGACCAGCAACTAATTTAATCTTTGTAAAATCAACACTTATTCCATTGATTTTTATTGCATTTTTTAAAATCGTAAATTTTGATGTTGATGGTTTAATAATAATTGTTGTTATGACACAAGCTTTAATGCCACCATTTTCAGCACTTTTATCAATGTCATATGAATATAATCAAGATGTAAGAATGGCTACTTCATTAGTAGTAATGGGTCATATTTATTCAATGATAAATATTCCATTGTTATTTAGTTTAATTGTTTGGCTTTTTGGCTAATTTTATTGAATTTTTTTGGAAGTTTGATATAATGTATATTGTTGATATGCCTGTGTGGCGGAATTGGTAGACGCATCGGATTCAAAATCCGACGAGTTTATCCTCGTGCCGGTTCGACTCCGGCCACAGGTACCATATAAAATTGAAATAGCTTCCAAAAGTTGGAAAGTGATTATATAATAGATATAATTTCGGACAATTTGAAAGGAGTTATTTTTTTGTCTAACTAATAAAGATAAGTTAAAAATCTGTGAATAGCACATAATCGCCATAAAGTTACAGGAGCAAAATATTGAAAAATCAATCTACTATATACTACATATAAACAACTTCGGGGTTGAAGGAAACAAAATCGCAATTTTTAAAAGAATATACTAAAAATAGAAAAGCATTGGAAATGGAATTAAATATTAGTATCTAAAAAAATCTTAGTTATTTTATTGTACCAAAATATCTTTATAAAAAAAGGTTAAAAGATATCAACGATTGATATTTTCAAATTTAGACTGTTATTGATAGGTTGAATAATTTTAAAAAACTATTACTACTACACATAACTCAAATGATTTTAAAGGATTTTTTCAAAGTCTATTATAGATTTGACAGATATAGAACATGTACCTATTTTAGTGAAAGAAGTAAAAAAATCAATACATTGAACGAGTTTCTATCTGATTTTGAAATGATATAATTTCAAAAAGACGATGTGTTTGGAGATGTCTGATAATACTTGATTGATTAGTTTGCTTATTGAGACTACTAACAAGATAATATAATTTTATACTCTAAAATAGATTAATGAAATTACACCTCTTTTTGAAGCAAAAAACTCAAATATTATTTCTATATTTGAAATGAAAGTAGACTAGTATATACTAAGAAAAATTAATTAAATACATTAATTTCAAGCTGTTGTATGGAGTTGGAATATTCAAATTTTAATTTCATTATTTTTAGAGGATATAGATTTGATATTGGTTAATTGAGTTAGGAGAGGATTATTCTTTCCACATTTCCAAATATATGAAAATATTAAAAATTTTTTAAAGTATAATTTGACTGAAATTTATAGTATTGAATTAACTCATATAAAATCCATTAAATTTGTTTGGCTGTATTTACAAGTTATAAGCTAAATAATTAGATGAAAGTGAATCTATTTATCAAAAAAATAAAAAATACTAATCTAGATATAAACTTGTCGAATGTGGAGTTACTAATAAAATGTTGTATAGTCTAAATTGCATTGGCAGTAAGCAATGGACTTATGATATAATTATAGATATTGTTTTAAATATATTAAAAGATCGTCTTTTCAATGAAAATAAGTTAAAAGAAATTATGAAAATTGTTAATTGATAAGGAGTTCAATAAAAAGCAGTTGGATGCTTTTGCTGGAATCAGTTGATACAGTTAACAAAATGATCTATGGAGACAATGCAAGTACAGAAATCATTGTTAAAATATGCAGAGCATTAAAAGTTGATATTGACGAAATTGTTAGTCTAGAGGATGGAGATATTAATGATGTTAAATAAAGAAAAATTCCCAATTTTCCAAAAAAACGGGGTGAACATATCAAAAGAGGTAAGTTTGGTTTTGTCTATTGCCAATACACTACGTGGTGCTTATCGTGCTGATAAGTATCGAGATGTGATTATACCTATGTTTGTAATTGCGAGACTTGAGGCGGCTTTAAAAGAAACGAAAGAAAAGGTATACGAAGCCTACAAAAAGAGTTCCAATACACCTAAGCAAGTGTTAGAATCTATTTCTGGTTACAAGTATTACAATACAAGCCAATTTACCTTGAAGAATCTCTTAGATGATCCAGATAATATTAAAACTAATTTTGAAAGCTATCTTGATGGTTATTCTGAGAGAGTTCAAGACATTTTAAAAAGTTTGAAGTTTAATCAAGAGGTAGAAAATCTTGCGAAGTCTGGTCGTTTGTATGGGGTGGTAAAGAAGTTCTCTGAATTAGATTTATCCCCTAGTACAATAGACACTATCAAAATGGGCTATATGTTTGAAGACATTATCCGACGATTTTCTGAAAATGAGGAAGCAGGTTCTCACTACACACCACGTGAAGTGATTGGTTTAATGGTCAATTTACTTCTTGCAGGAGCAAATCCAGAATTATTCCAAGACAACAAAGAGGTAAAGATTCTGGACATGGCTGCAGGGACAGGCGGAATGCTTGCCACGAGTAAGTCTTATATTGAACAACTAAATCATAAAGTTAATGTGCGTTTATTTGGTCAAGAGTTGCTCCCTGAAACTTACGGGATTGGAAAATCTGATATGTTGATTCGTCAAGAGAACTCTG is a genomic window containing:
- a CDS encoding putative N-acetyltransferase YhbS (product_source=COG3153; cath_funfam=3.40.630.30; cog=COG3153; pfam=PF00583; superfamily=55729), translating into MGIKIIKDNNEYNDQIRKVITSAFKQDNEAILVEKIKENSDFYLSYLALDGDKVVGHVMVSPMLLNGNKDILSLAPVSVLSEYENKGIGSKLIKTAISDVKELEDYKMLTVLGSDHYYQRFGFEGYDTRKFHLPFEVEPRFFQIMWISDIDTTQIEGNFDYPTYFGI
- a CDS encoding Fe-Mn family superoxide dismutase (product_source=KO:K04564; cath_funfam=1.10.287.990; cog=COG0605; ko=KO:K04564; pfam=PF00081,PF02777; superfamily=46609,54719), translated to MKKFELPKLDYDYNALEPYIDAKTMEVHHSKHHQTYTNNLNVALEGLEDIVKDLKIEEIIADVEKLIPAEKRQAVINHGGGYLNHNIYFDILGASNHNPSEKMLNAIEKEFGSFDNFKDEFAKAATAQFGSGWAWLVVSNGTLQIVKTSNQDSPLSQNKTPILGIDVWEHAYYLKYQNRRPEYIENFFNVIDWEKVEKRYQEAL
- a CDS encoding putative permease (product_source=COG0679; cog=COG0679; ko=KO:K24180; pfam=PF03547; superfamily=161070; transmembrane_helix_parts=Outside_1_3,TMhelix_4_26,Inside_27_37,TMhelix_38_60,Outside_61_63,TMhelix_64_86,Inside_87_101,TMhelix_102_124,Outside_125_160,TMhelix_161_183,Inside_184_189,TMhelix_190_212,Outside_213_226,TMhelix_227_249,Inside_250_255,TMhelix_256_278,Outside_279_290,TMhelix_291_313,Inside_314_314) encodes the protein MQDAQVLIFKLLSIIIIAVIGYFIASKNILGNNGKTVVSLLLNKVALPLMIFCAYVKIILTPSTIMNALYVMIAALAIYIANYIYSKTMANHYKLSPKERSVFISGGVHANTAFLAFPLLFAVYGDDGLFYATMYYMVDNILLTTSGIGRLMHENKTKRKLAPVTISLIVSLIAMAIINIFNIDFTSTFIFSTVNEIGSMTTPLAFLFVGMIVYESNLKELITNRPATNLIFVKSTLIPLIFIAFFKIVNFDVDGLIIIVVMTQALMPPFSALLSMSYEYNQDVRMATSLVVMGHIYSMINIPLLFSLIVWLFG
- a CDS encoding hypothetical protein (product_source=Hypo-rule applied; superfamily=54001) encodes the protein MLYSLNCIGSKQWTYDIIIDIVLNILKDRLFNENKLKEIMKIVN
- a CDS encoding DNA-binding Xre family transcriptional regulator (product_source=COG3655; cath_funfam=2.30.29.30; cog=COG3655; pfam=PF13443; smart=SM00530; superfamily=47413) translates to MLLLESVDTVNKMIYGDNASTEIIVKICRALKVDIDEIVSLEDGDINDVK